The following coding sequences lie in one Silvanigrella aquatica genomic window:
- the queG gene encoding tRNA epoxyqueuosine(34) reductase QueG, whose protein sequence is MKLKKEILDLLNQNGILSAGVFSFEKNHSLILEKDIPAFQKWLSENAHAKMTFLENNIEARKDPSLILPNVKNALIFLFPYAAGHRVRNKKKENAHNNIQLNHNSESILAKKLISKYVYGKDYHKVLKKQLNLIATKLQKQIGNPFQFRAVVDSIPFFDRAYAREAALGFIGKNTMLIRPGMGSFFFIATLLTDASIQDICDLNLENKNAILNLDCGDCTKCLDACPTQAFKKPYFLDANRCLSYLSIEHRDIVDNEFIPHFANTIYGCDICQEVCPYNLVTSDFKILKEFSNYHNPFQIITAKDMALMDTDQYEKWFGGTAATRAKYQGLVRNALYHLHSVSDSSLPAILDKLCASEYELILKTVMQLRVLQKA, encoded by the coding sequence ATGAAATTAAAAAAAGAAATTTTAGATTTATTAAATCAAAATGGTATTTTGTCCGCAGGAGTGTTTTCTTTTGAAAAAAATCATTCCCTTATTTTAGAAAAAGATATACCTGCATTTCAAAAATGGCTTTCTGAAAATGCTCATGCGAAGATGACATTTTTAGAAAATAATATAGAAGCTAGAAAAGATCCTTCCCTTATTTTACCGAATGTTAAAAATGCTCTTATCTTCTTGTTTCCTTACGCAGCTGGTCATAGAGTTCGAAATAAAAAAAAAGAAAATGCGCATAATAATATTCAATTAAATCATAATTCAGAATCGATACTAGCTAAAAAGTTAATTTCAAAATATGTATATGGCAAAGATTATCATAAAGTATTAAAGAAACAGTTAAATTTAATTGCGACAAAACTTCAAAAGCAAATTGGCAATCCGTTTCAATTTCGTGCTGTTGTCGATTCCATTCCCTTTTTTGATAGAGCCTACGCACGCGAAGCCGCATTAGGTTTTATTGGTAAAAATACCATGCTAATTCGTCCGGGTATGGGGAGCTTTTTTTTTATTGCGACTCTCCTCACAGATGCTTCAATTCAGGATATTTGCGATTTAAATTTAGAAAATAAGAACGCCATACTTAATCTAGATTGCGGTGACTGCACAAAATGTCTTGATGCTTGCCCTACCCAAGCTTTTAAAAAACCTTATTTTTTAGATGCCAATCGATGCCTTTCTTACCTTTCCATTGAGCATAGAGATATTGTAGACAATGAATTTATTCCCCACTTTGCAAATACAATTTATGGTTGTGACATTTGCCAAGAGGTGTGTCCTTATAATCTTGTGACAAGTGATTTTAAAATATTAAAAGAATTTTCGAATTATCATAATCCTTTTCAAATCATCACCGCTAAAGACATGGCACTCATGGATACAGATCAATATGAAAAATGGTTTGGTGGAACGGCAGCAACTAGGGCTAAATATCAAGGACTGGTTCGCAATGCCTTATACCATTTGCATTCGGTTTCTGATTCTTCATTGCCAGCGATCTTGGACAAATTATGCGCCTCAGAGTATGAACTTATTTTGAAAACGGTTATGCAACTGAGAGTTCTGCAAAAAGCGTGA
- a CDS encoding OmpA family protein, protein MLILNYSKPIYSYKFPDTLPYSPYPYSILSYYFHKSFPEQECTPNGMQTQTLKIDYSQKTQTKNEFRVGWHFNSEMEIPSHLMPSVGGEVQIARCLPPGRWVFLGKGNVERMNGNMIEALITGMEYKGTSPGKIPQDVVETGNMYWRPMAGDSIFPLQKYVNKKISITPKFEISSQELFVSQDLNQFSYEISKQGEDLLKEKFDYFKHKNGRLLVEGFILAAGNSDDLRIESLMRAQTIAKYLSNTFNIDSNQIIAIGYGNDWLEKGMQPVKNWPNKNITNGIILKILPD, encoded by the coding sequence ATGTTAATTTTAAATTATTCAAAACCAATTTATAGTTATAAATTTCCTGACACATTACCCTATTCACCCTATCCTTATTCCATATTAAGTTATTATTTTCACAAATCCTTTCCCGAACAGGAATGCACTCCAAATGGTATGCAAACACAGACTTTAAAAATTGATTATTCGCAAAAAACGCAAACTAAAAATGAATTTAGAGTAGGGTGGCATTTTAATTCAGAAATGGAAATCCCATCTCATTTAATGCCCTCCGTAGGAGGAGAAGTTCAAATTGCAAGGTGTTTACCTCCAGGAAGATGGGTTTTCTTAGGAAAAGGTAATGTTGAAAGAATGAATGGAAATATGATTGAAGCCCTCATTACAGGAATGGAATACAAAGGAACATCACCTGGAAAAATTCCACAAGATGTTGTCGAAACAGGAAATATGTACTGGCGTCCTATGGCGGGAGATAGCATTTTTCCTTTGCAAAAATATGTTAATAAAAAAATATCGATCACTCCAAAATTTGAAATTTCTTCACAAGAATTATTTGTCAGTCAAGATTTAAATCAATTTTCATATGAAATTTCTAAACAAGGGGAAGATCTCTTAAAAGAAAAATTTGACTATTTTAAACATAAAAATGGCAGATTACTTGTTGAAGGATTTATTTTAGCAGCAGGAAACAGTGATGATTTACGTATTGAAAGTTTAATGAGAGCGCAAACAATTGCAAAATATCTTTCTAATACTTTTAACATTGACTCAAATCAAATTATTGCAATTGGATATGGAAATGACTGGCTTGAAAAAGGCATGCAGCCCGTAAAAAACTGGCCTAATAAAAATATTACAAATGGAATTATTTTAAAAATTCTACCAGATTAG
- a CDS encoding cation diffusion facilitator family transporter, whose translation MQKILESDSVNSKMAQRAALIAALCAAGLAIGKLSLFLFTGSLVVALSAWDSTMDMIVSLVNRKIVKFSRLDPDNNHPYGHGRVESIAALGQGCLIIGGAIGIIVSSVRQIYDSYKGKIELDYHSDWRQVVFFIFAAFVSFLVTKMLKSKGTLLKSPALLADSEHYKVDLTTNIASGIAILIVILLGDPILDPIIAFGFSLYIIYGSFGLIKTSINELMDHDISEEIKLQAQLKVKNTDNRIQDIHRFRGRKSGHKYFFDFHVTLPDDLSFQEVHVIIEKIEEALALEFEGDVIVHADPSSVRLKL comes from the coding sequence ATGCAGAAAATCTTAGAAAGTGATTCTGTAAATTCCAAAATGGCACAGAGAGCGGCCTTGATCGCCGCTCTCTGTGCTGCGGGATTAGCTATTGGAAAGCTTTCTCTTTTTTTATTCACCGGTTCCTTAGTTGTAGCTCTTTCGGCGTGGGATAGCACCATGGATATGATTGTCAGCCTTGTAAATCGCAAGATTGTCAAATTTTCCAGACTCGATCCCGACAACAACCATCCCTACGGACATGGCCGGGTTGAAAGCATTGCTGCTTTAGGTCAGGGATGTTTAATTATTGGTGGCGCCATAGGTATTATCGTTTCTAGTGTGCGACAAATATACGATAGTTATAAAGGTAAAATAGAATTAGATTATCATTCCGATTGGCGACAAGTTGTTTTTTTTATATTCGCAGCATTTGTCAGTTTTTTAGTTACAAAAATGTTAAAATCTAAGGGAACATTATTAAAAAGTCCGGCGTTGTTAGCTGATTCAGAGCATTACAAAGTTGATTTAACTACTAATATTGCAAGTGGAATTGCTATTTTAATAGTGATTTTACTGGGAGATCCCATTCTCGATCCTATTATCGCTTTTGGATTTTCTTTATATATTATTTATGGATCTTTTGGACTCATTAAAACAAGTATTAATGAACTTATGGATCATGATATTTCAGAAGAAATAAAATTGCAGGCTCAGTTAAAAGTAAAAAACACGGACAATCGAATTCAAGATATTCATCGTTTTCGAGGTCGTAAAAGTGGACATAAATACTTCTTTGATTTTCATGTTACTTTGCCAGACGATTTATCTTTTCAAGAAGTTCATGTTATTATTGAAAAAATAGAAGAAGCTCTCGCCCTAGAGTTTGAAGGAGATGTCATTGTACACGCTGATCCCAGTAGTGTAAGATTAAAATTATGA
- the trmB gene encoding tRNA (guanosine(46)-N7)-methyltransferase TrmB yields MRKVGTIIDNLRKGEKAPDRHENPYLKEALSLSEYLLTQEELKANYLNLFKNKEKPIVLEIGCYMGKNVIEFALQNPQFNILGIDITYKRVVKAARKLKRLAVDNGKIAICDGKALINDILPENALHGVCVFFPDPWPKDRHEKNRLLKKEFIEGLYQKLAPNGFFWFKTDHEPYYLETNKIVLDCGFKADDVQEGEPLTQPRNFLGGPYETAFQKLFTEKGVPFYQRVYLKK; encoded by the coding sequence ATGAGAAAAGTTGGAACTATTATTGATAATTTACGAAAAGGCGAGAAGGCTCCTGATAGACATGAAAACCCCTATCTCAAAGAAGCCCTTTCTCTTTCAGAGTATCTACTTACCCAAGAAGAATTAAAAGCAAACTATTTAAATCTTTTTAAGAATAAAGAGAAACCTATTGTTCTTGAAATAGGGTGCTATATGGGCAAAAATGTAATTGAATTCGCTTTGCAAAATCCACAATTCAATATTTTAGGTATCGACATTACATACAAACGAGTTGTCAAAGCGGCACGTAAGCTTAAAAGACTAGCTGTCGATAATGGAAAAATCGCCATATGTGACGGAAAAGCTCTTATCAATGATATTCTTCCTGAAAATGCTTTACACGGCGTTTGTGTTTTCTTTCCTGACCCTTGGCCAAAAGATCGTCATGAAAAAAATCGGTTGCTTAAAAAAGAATTTATTGAAGGACTTTATCAAAAGCTGGCTCCCAATGGCTTTTTTTGGTTCAAAACAGATCATGAGCCCTATTATTTAGAAACCAATAAAATTGTGTTAGATTGCGGTTTTAAAGCAGATGATGTGCAAGAAGGTGAGCCTTTGACTCAACCTCGGAATTTTCTAGGAGGGCCTTATGAAACGGCTTTTCAAAAGCTGTTTACAGAAAAGGGAGTTCCTTTTTATCAGCGGGTCTATCTTAAAAAATAG